The following is a genomic window from Oncorhynchus kisutch isolate 150728-3 linkage group LG6, Okis_V2, whole genome shotgun sequence.
ttggttggttggacGGTCCCTGCTATTGATATAATCATTCACTTATTGCCAGTGCTTTGTGATTACCATACAGCACAGAGGGGATAAGAATCCACAACTCACATTTTCTGCAGCATCATGATGCGACAAAACTGATCACTGACAGACCATATCACTAGCTAGTTCTCCATCCAATGTGACAGATTTTTATGCAAATATTCAAAAATCTCAGATGTTATTTCCATTAAAACAAACTGTTTAAAAtgctgtgcgtgatgacgtaaTGCACATACAAATAACTTTGCctttaaattcccatgtaccaatAATACAAATTAGTTAAATGGCTGTCCATCACATTTTAAACTCTGTCCATCACATAAAAAACTGTTTCATTATATAGAAAATGTGTCCATTCTGGTGTTGGCTCATGTGCTTTAACCAACAGCTCGCTGATACAGTGTAGGTAGGCTACctacattatgagattattatAGAGAAGAgcaatattatttttatttgtaaaacggcagccaagcactCACCATCATgccaccagaataagaccctctatttattggaaaggagcatcaagctcatccccTTTTCCATTCACCGCCCTGTGAAGTTAAAtcaactgcatgctttcccgagttGTCGTGGGAGGACCACAACATATCACGTGACTCCACATTTATTTAGATAGGAtggttatatcaatatttgcacattaagGAGTTTACCACTATTTTTGGGTAGCTTATATGGCAATTCAACCGCAATATGTATTTTATGTACACTACGTCGTCATGGACAGccttttatccgcaacaagtcaatttgatggaaacatctctggtggaaaaaaaatattaaaatccATGTGGCTTTTTAATAAATATTCTCATGTTAATCTGTCGCCATTTTACATTGTCATTTAATGTACATACATTTTCCTACTTTACCCTGTGAGGACCGAACCAACAACCCTGGGGTTACACGCGCCATGCGCTACCAACTGAGCAACACAGGACCAATTAAATGGACACCAAGACTTTCACATGCATACACATAAACTTACAGGTTGGCTATCCCAGCTTTTCTGACAGCGGTGGAGATAGCTTTAACGGCTGTGCAGATAGAGTTGAGGAGGGTGGTCAGTTCTCCCGTTCCCTtcgccttccttccctcctccagCACGAATCTCGTGAGGGTAACGACATTAGTATCGAACGCGCATCGTTCGGACATGGTGACGAACTGTACTGGTTCTTTGAGCTTGTTTGCTGCGCGACCTATTCCTGCTGATTGGGGGACCGGAACAGATGAGTTCCTCAAAACCTCACCCTAAAGTTAAAATAGAACTAAAGAGTTGAGAGGATGTGCAGGTGTTTGAACTAAAGGGTGTGCAGGTGTTTGAACCAATCACAGTTGGCCTTTCACCGGGAGGGGCGTGGTTGAGCACTGGCTGAGAGGTATAAACAGGTTAGCAAAAATGTTGACTTGGTTCCAAACTGTCCATTTACTCCACCCATTCTCTCCTTAACCCGTTTGGGGGGGATTTCACATCTGAAAGGACTGGTAAGCAATATGTTGATGGCTGCACCTGGCCAATGGCCATTCAATATGGTTGCTTTCACCTATCCACATTTGGCATTTGGCTTTCAGATTAGTGAACAATTAAGTAGTAAAGGGATGATGCTGGCTGAAATGGAACGAGACTTGTCAGCATGCTATATAGGCCATCCATTGGATAGGCCTACATGATCCATAAATAGATAAAATGGAGAATGCGGATAGTGTGCAGTTAGATCAATTTTGAATGAGAGAACTAGTTTTAGGCCTAGCCTACAATATAATGACAGGCTATGAATCCAATACATGTACAAATGTTATGAGAGAAACCATTCTGTAGCTGGTTTCAGATATTCAGTGTCTCTGGTGTCTGGTGGGGTCTTATGTCATTTAGTGTTGGGAAACCAGTCTGACAAGTGATGAAATGTACCAGAGATACTACACAGAAACCAGGTGCAAAATCTGTCATGATGAAAATACATAGAGATCAGCATATTGGTATAATAGCCTAGATTATCATAAATAATTTATTATTGAAAATATGAatcaataatattataatatcaATAACTATTTTATGAGCTGCTGGCTATCAGCTCTGTAAGGTAAGCATGCATTCTGTGCATGTTCCTGAGAAAAGCTGAGTCTAAAGTACAGGTCATAGGTCAATCCAATGTGTTCTTTTTGTCGCTGCTCCACTTTTTAAAGATGTTTATCCTTGTGTGTCTGAAATGGTACCCTAATTCCTACATAAGTGCTCTACTTTTGAGCTGTATGGGCCatgatcaaaagtagtgtactatatagggaataggttgccatttcaaTTCAGACACAAACCCTGTGTGTGAAAAGCAATGATGAAAGCTAATGACTAACACAGTCAGGTAAGATCAGTTTATTTGGGTAGGGTTACATGGTTTTATTACGCAAGTTTGGAAAAAATGTCTGAGGGGCTTTCGCAACAAGAGTTGGCTCTCAGCAGGTGACGGCTGAGAGCCAATAGCGTGCAAGGATCAAAGACCAGATTCTAGTGGAGTATCTGAACTGTTTTCAAACCTCCTTTGTGTTGCTTTTTCTGTTGTTGACAAAGCCTTCAGAATAAATATATTCTTGTGTAGTTTTGAGTTTCATGAAAAGGGTTGTACAGCAAGAGCAAGAATGTACGAGCAGGAATACTGGGATGAAACTTTTTTCAATGATAGAAAGTCAATCTATTAAATAAACCTTAAAAATACAatcttaaatccattttaaactTTTTCCTGAATAGTCTTTTTAGGATCTTAAGTGACACATTTGGTGAAGGCCTATCAATATACATTCCCACATTAGGCCACATAATGTCCCTCAGGACTTTGTTATCACTGAAGTTCTATAGCCAAATAACTTGTCACACATCCCAAACCACCACCTCGCCCCTACCAACTCGCTCGGAGGCATGACCAAAATATGAGGGTGACTATGGAATGAGATtagatttgttttttaaaatatattagcATACCTTATGGATGCCCGTGCCACATGGTCACcggcaataataataatactaggtTAACAGGTCAATATTCTTGTTTCCTCACTGCTCTTTATTCTTTCAGCCACATGAACTGAGAGACTGGCTGATGAAAATCTGGAGAAACACATTCAATAAGGCTGAtaaataagaccaaaaaaacacaatacaatatCTCTtatcacatttttttatttgaaattcCTTTGTTGATAGCATTATACTTATAAAAGAATCAACATTTCAAACTTACAAACACCTAAGTCTAAGACTTAAACCAGGCAGAAGAGTGGAGTTTATTTGGGAATCATTTTCAAATCGCTTTCTGTTGGCCTCTAGAGAGTTGTTTTAAGGAGCCGGGATATTCACTGATAACAAAACTCTTGGTCAAGACTAGGCCTCTGGGGAGGATTGAGGTCACAGGGCCAAGACAattggcctggtcccagatctgtttgtgctgtctttccaacaggacaagacagcacaaacagatctggtacCAGGGTATAAGACAATGGAATATGCTCAGGCATGACCAAGTCCCCATGGTCTGATTCATCTCCTGTGTTTGCTCTCATGTCTATATTGTGTGATGACATTGTGTGGGGCTGGTACACACTGAGAATCAAAgctctgagagagggagagagaaggaagcttATATCAATGGCTGATGTTTCTGTTTGTGGATGTTATTGCAAAATGAGCTCAAATAATAAAATCTTAAGTTTGAAATGTGAAATGTGAATTTTATTTTACTCTAGTGGTCCTAATTTAAACCACTGAGGACACTGATTATAACACCCATGAAGACAAGTTGATTCCATTTTTGTTGGGGAAGTGGGTAGACATGGAAACAgaccacatacatacagtattgcCACTGTGTACAAACGcacacaccacatacagtacattccaaACACATCTGGAGAAACGGTCTCTCTTTCAGTTTTTCTCTGTATGCTTAGAGACCGTCGACGACGCCATGCTGCATGCTGAACTCCTGGAAGTCCCCAGGGATGGTATCTGTgtaggttagaggtcagaggttaagGGTCAAAGTCAAGTTCTACCAAGAGTCAGTTAAATTAAGGTTGCCACTTTGGTTGATGAATTTGACTAATTTGAGTTCAAAACAATTGttaattttgtttgtttttatccagcactgagatgcagtgcctaagaccgcTGCGACACTCAAATAAAGCATGCTGCTTACCATTGCAACGGTACTTTAGGTTGGACCAGATTATGTTTTCCTGAGAGAAACAGAACACGCCCAGTCGGCCTCCTCTCATGGTGGTGTCGATGGTCACACCAGAGTCAGCCACCAGCTCTGTCCCCTCATAGAAACGGGCCCTGTCCAAACACCCAACAGACATTAGCCATTGTTGTAAACCATTGTGTATTAGATGTAGccatgacatcacacacacactctctctctctctatttttctctcagcTGTCTCACCTGATGTATCCGACCTGGGGTCGGTGCTGCAGGTACCAACGGTAGGATACCTTGTCCTTCCAGCCCACGTTCCTGGGGTCCTTCCACAGCAGACGCACCTGGTCGTTGGTGTCCCCTGTGTGCCACAGGGAGTTCCTCAGGTGCTCTCCTGGACCTGACTTAGACTTCACagcctggggagggagagaggagatggcgaGGGAGAGAAGGTAATTAAGAAGTAAGTACAAAGAAACAAAGACAGATTTGGCTTAGGGTGGCTctccatcagtggaggctgctgaggggaggacggctcataataatggcaggaatggagcaaatggaatggtatcaaccacatggatgTCATGATATCATTCCacccattccgctccagccattaccacaggcccgtcctccccaattaaggtgccaccaacctcctgtgctgtccatagcacacgtgtgtgtgtgttaaattgTACAGAGCCACCCTAAATATAATCTATCTTTATTTTTCGTACTTACTTCAAAAACACAATCTCACATACAATCATACAAACACACCTTGAGCTGGATGCCAGGCTCAGCCACTGCTCTGAAGGGTGTGGCCAGCTAGTAGGTCTGCTCAAGACAGATTGTGTTTTGGGTGGCTCTCCATAGTACACATGTGTGTGAATTGTACAATCAAGAGACACCCTAAACCAAATCTATCTATCTTTGTCTTTTTGTACTTACTTCAAaaacacaatctcacacacacacacacacacacacacacacacacacacacacacacacacacacacacacacacacacacacacacacacacacacacacacacacacacacacacacacacaccttgagctGGATGCCAGGCTCGGCCACTGCTCTAAAGGGTGTCGCCTGCCAGTAGGTCTGCTCAGTCTGTTTCCACATGACCACGTAGAAGGAGGAGGAGTCCTGGTAGCCAAAGATGAAGCCTGCGTAGTCATCGTCAGTCACCGTGTTAACATGGAATGTCCCCTCAAAGTCCACTCCACTGAACGCAGTGTAACCTAGGGAGCAATGCACAACAAAAATGTTGCGATAAAATAGGATACGACTTGATACAATACCATTTGAGATAACATGGTTCGATACCTGATAACGATTTGGAAGTCTTTCTTACCCACAGCAAGTCCAGGGTCACTGTTCATAGTCTGAACAATCTCCATTCCCTGTTTGAGAGATTAAATGTCAGTCATGTTGACAAAGTCAAAGCATTTCTGCCATGTAGAACTTACTGTGTTGTAAGTCCATCCAGTAAATGACCATCTGACCTGATTAAGTACCACCCAGTTGGGGTCAATCTGGGCATCGCCCTCCGGGTCCAGCACCACCGTCTGATAGGCTCTgaagtctgtcagagtgacctcaGCGTTCTCTGGACAGTTGTCTATCCTGTCTATCACCTTGTCCTGGTCAAAGTCTGACTCACACACATCTCCAACACCATCACCTGGAAGGAGAGAATACACAAAGGAAATGATGCCCATTAAGGTTCTAAGCATAGACAATACACTGGTAGAGTGGAgagttacatttgagtcatttagcagacactcttatccagagcaacataCAGGAGCTATAGggttaaccactaggctacctgccacaaatTGGTTGAATATCAATGGTGATGAATGATACAGTAGTAGACCAATTAAGCTACAGTTATTTTTTTTGCAGATGTCATTgtgaagtaagcatttcactgttatttacacctgttgttttacgaagcatgtgacaaataaaatgtaatttgataGAGAACCTTGTTAATGCATAGGTGCTCACTTTCTTGTGTTTTACTTTCACTTAAAATGTAGTCTGATCCCATACTGTTGGTGTAGTCAACTCTTCTATAGTTGTCACACCATTTACTGTCTGTTTGGCAGgacacaaactaacacagagaggtGTTGGCcaaagcacaaacagactggatcaCCAGGCAATAGGTTTTAGGTGATGACTCAAGAATTCACATTCAGATTGTCCCGTTGCTCTGCAATTTGTTTGAAGCAGTAAAGTAAATTATTTGAAAGAAATATTAAAGACTGACTGTTCTCATCCAGCTGGTCGGGGTTGGGCACCAGTCTGCAGTTGTCGGGTCCTGGTAGCAGGAAGTCAGGGATGTTGTCGTTGTCATCATCATCGTCACACTCATCCCCCAGGCCGTCTTTGTCTGTGTCCAGCTGGGAGCTGTTGATCACGTTGGGACAGTTGTCCTTGGTGTCCTGGTGACCATCGCCATCACTACAGACCAGGGGatgacacacagggaggagggacAGAAAAGATAGGTTCAGGTCATCACATGAATGGATTTAGCCTGAGTGTTGCTTACAGCAATGGAGTTGACatcataaacagatctgggactcagGCTAGTAGGGAATGGCTGGCAGTTAAGTAACATTGGACTGGCAACCTACTTTATGCACTGTATACTAAAATATACAGTAAAATAGGAATATTTGTCCAAATAAAGGGATATATTGACTACTGCAATTATGAATtgattaaaataaattaaatcatgAAGTGGATATTTTAAGAGCATACGTTTTCTCAGGTCAGATacttttaaaatatgtttttcttGTACCTGTCTTGATTTGTGTCACAAGAATCCCCAACCAGGTCATGGTCAATGTCGGACTAAAATTAGAGCACAGATTTGTTAAGACACTTTTTGACCAGTCAGTATAATATATATTACAGGGTAGGACAGTTCAGTTGCTCCGTATCCCATTTTATATCTGTAAACTGAACAGGTCTCAGAACCCTAAAGGAGGCCTGTGGAAGCAGTCTAACCTGGTTAGGATTAGGGATATCAGGGCAGCTGTCACAGGCATCTCCCACTCCGTCTCCATCCCGGTCCAACTGGTCCCGGTTCACCACCTGCTGGCAGTTGTCAAGGAAGTTCTTCAAGCCTGGAGACCAATTCAATTACAAAGTTTGAGTTTGTAAAGTTATCTGACCAATAGTATCCCACCACTCTGCAGAAGTGTTGGTGAAATACATGAGTGCTTCAGCTTCAAGTGGACTCCTTCAGGAGCACTGCTTTGTGACGTATGAACACCAGCGATAGATAGTTCACATTTAGAACATGTGTGGATCTCGGTTGGATACATGCAAAAAGTGAACTTTAAGTGTGGCCCATGAGAAAGTCATTAAACATGATTTGTATGATTTGAAGGCTTAACcaatgacgttgaatcaatgcaTTGGGATTTAAAAGCAAACTGCATGTGGTTGAGTCTATTTCCATTGATATGCTGTTTCTAATAGTTCAATAGTGGTGCCACAAGGAGGCACTGTTGCATTTGTCATCTGAGTGAACTGTTGAAATATGGTAGGCCATGTGTGTGTCATTTCTCATTTATCTCTGGAAAGCAACAGTACTGTGGTTGTAGCATAAAGGTCAAGCCGTCTGTAGACAGGGTCTATAAAAAGAAACCCAGACAGTCATCTACATTATTAAAGAGTGAGGATGATAAAGgcatactgtatgtttctgttaACTTGAGAGGTAATTTTAGTAGTGGGGTCATGGCAattatgtatataaaccctggattgttgATGCTACTCTATGTACTGGCTAGTGAGAGGAGaagaagcagtcctccataggaatgaatggaacgcTACAGTATTTAAATTAAATGtgtcaaggacaaaattacatgtatttgaaaatatatataattgtggGGACAGTAACAATTTTTTTTAATAGATATTTTTCATGTTTAGCTCACATTCCACTACACATGTAATATAATTAACGTGGAAATGAAGTAATgaatttctatagcttccaaaaccTTTTTTTACGCTAGTGGGGGAATGCCAAGATGGAAGTGCGGCGGCTTCAAAACAGCACCCCCTGTCAATCATCTAGTATATAAATCATTGGGTCAGGGTAGGGTTGGTGCTTGGTGGTACTGTATGTTCAAGGATTCTAGACAAGCGGCTGTTGGAACATACTACTGTGACGGACTGTAGCTATGTGGTAGTGATGTGTCGCTGTACGTACCATCTCCATCCATGTCATCATCGCAGGCGTCTCCTTTCCCATCACTGTCAGTGTCCCTCTGATCAGGGTTCTCCACCGTGCGACAGTTGTCACAGGCGTCACCATGGCTGTCCTTGTCACTGTTCCTCTGGTCCACGTTAGGCTTCAGCCAGCAGTTATCCTGCACGGGAGAGGGgcacagagggaatagggtcagTCTGTCTGATCTGGTGAAATCTCCTGTCTTaaccggtgtcctgtgtgaacttaagtatgctCCTTCAAATTCTCAgcacagcacagccagaagaggactggccacccctcagagcctggttcctctctaggtttcttactaggttcctgcctttctagggagtttttccgagccaccgtggttctacatctgcattgcgtgctgtttggagttttaggcagggtttctaaataagcattttgtgacatctgctgatgtaaaaaggtctttataaatgcatttaatttaatgtgtgtgtgtgtgtgtgtgtgtgtgtgtgtgtgtgtgtgtgtgtgtgtgtgaaggtataAGGTCTACCTGTTCATTCAGAATACCGTCACCATCAGCGTCGGTGTCACAAGCGTCTCCTTGTCCGTCCTTGTCAGCATCCTCTTGGCCAGAGTTAGGAACGCGCATGCAGTTATCCTGAAAACAGACAGATTTATTTATTGACCGATTTATGGTTATCACCTTAACAGACACACCAtaaaaagaagatggagggaggggaaaagggagaggaggggggggggggttgtttatcCCAGGATAGCTGTATTTCTTGTGTTGTCATGGTTACCTTTTTACATAGCATATCCTTGCACTTAAGTTTCTCATCAGGGTATCCATCAATGTCTGTATCCTTTCCACATAGGTAGCCATTACCAGCCCAGCCAATCCCACACTgacaggagaaagaagagagaacacTTAAGAGgcagtgcgtgtttgtgtgtttttgcgtgtgtgtgtttgcatgtgtatgactgcgtgcgtgtgtgtatgtgcgtatctgtgtttgtgtgtgtgagggagagttCTGTCAATGGAGGCCAGTTTGTGATCCTTAGGACCCCACCTGACAGGTGATGGAGCCGTCTCTTTCTTGGAAACACTGGGCGTTGACATCACAGGGGTTGGTCAAACTGTTACCACAGCTCCTCTCTGGCTTACAGCCCTTCACCTGGTCCCCTGTGTAGCCTGTCTTACAGCCCCCACAGACATATGAACCCTACAGGGATAATGTAGGGTAATAGGCAATGAGAGACATAGGAATGTAGTACTTGTAGCAGGCAGTCAGAGATTTGGAATCCAGTTAACATTGTTCCCTCCTTGCATTATTGTTTAAATTGAGCAATATTCTGTTTTTTATTCCAGGCTATCAGATACTAGCCTGgtgccagatctgtttgtgcttcaAGCAATTTCTGTTGAAGGAAACGAAGGTCAGGAGTTGGCTGAAGCAACAAACCGATCTAGTCGACCACCAggctatcagacagacagacactcaggcCTTACCGCAGAGTTGTGACAGAGAGAGTTGGCGGTGCACTGTCCATTGTTGGGTTCTTTGCACTCGTCAATGTCATCACAGACCTAAGAGACCGTATAAAGTACAAAACTGGAGATGATTATTATGATACATATCTTAAAAAGGTGTTCCATGATTAGTTATCCTAATAACAATGTCACCGGGTGGGTATAAATTAATCTTCTTGAATTGTCCATTGACTGAATTTAAACCTTCCTGTCGAAACGTTGGTGAATAAATTATTACAACAGAAAACTAGAGTGTGCAGCTTTTTCTTTTACCCAATTAAAATGGAGACCTTGACTGTATTTGGTGATGTTGACTGACCTGGAGACCTTGACTGTACTTGGGGATGTTGACTGACCTGGAGACCTTGACTGTATTTGGTGATGTTGACTGACCTGGAGACCTTGActgtatttgttgttgttgactgacCTGGAGACCTTGACTGTATTTGGTGATGCTGAATGACCTGGTGACCTTGACTGTATTTAATGATGCTGGTGATGTTGACTGATCTGGAGACCTTGACTGTATTTGGTGATGCTGACTGACCTGGTGAACTTGACTGTATTTGGTGATGTTGGTTATGTTGACTGacctgtttgtttgtctgtgcgTAGACCACTCCCACCCCTTCCACAGCCAGACCAGAGTAGCCCAGAGGACAGGCGTCACAGCGGAACCCTGGAGCCGTGTTCACACATTTCACCCCGGGGAAGCATGGGTTAAATtgacactggagagagagagagatgaaagaagaCTCTGGGTTAGTGTTTCAGAATTATTAC
Proteins encoded in this region:
- the LOC109892399 gene encoding thrombospondin-4-B-like, which produces MGLWTTLIVASQLILNLCSEVGAQGSVYDLLNSPDCLPDLLQGGLVEQGVNEAFILTTFKLQPKTGTTVFGLYNPRDNSKYFEFTVLGKLNRAVLRYLRSDRRMSSVTFNNIPLADGQRHRLLFHLKGMQQGPGGVELHLDCRLVETVRDLPSVFQGLPAGYGVVELKSMQGKAEEELEELKLVVGDTFENVASLQNCHQQGDSVQTLGVNTKQLSNQMLDLTKVINELKDVLIQQVKETSFLRNTISECQACGLGGSEVMKQKCAPGVCFRGDMCIETEDGVECGPCPDGYTGDGFSCDDVDECQFNPCFPGVKCVNTAPGFRCDACPLGYSGLAVEGVGVVYAQTNKQVCDDIDECKEPNNGQCTANSLCHNSAGSYVCGGCKTGYTGDQVKGCKPERSCGNSLTNPCDVNAQCFQERDGSITCQCGIGWAGNGYLCGKDTDIDGYPDEKLKCKDMLCKKDNCMRVPNSGQEDADKDGQGDACDTDADGDGILNEQDNCWLKPNVDQRNSDKDSHGDACDNCRTVENPDQRDTDSDGKGDACDDDMDGDGLKNFLDNCQQVVNRDQLDRDGDGVGDACDSCPDIPNPNQSDIDHDLVGDSCDTNQDSDGDGHQDTKDNCPNVINSSQLDTDKDGLGDECDDDDDNDNIPDFLLPGPDNCRLVPNPDQLDENSDGVGDVCESDFDQDKVIDRIDNCPENAEVTLTDFRAYQTVVLDPEGDAQIDPNWVVLNQGMEIVQTMNSDPGLAVGYTAFSGVDFEGTFHVNTVTDDDYAGFIFGYQDSSSFYVVMWKQTEQTYWQATPFRAVAEPGIQLKAVKSKSGPGEHLRNSLWHTGDTNDQVRLLWKDPRNVGWKDKVSYRWYLQHRPQVGYIRARFYEGTELVADSGVTIDTTMRGGRLGVFCFSQENIIWSNLKYRCNDTIPGDFQEFSMQHGVVDGL